Part of the Syngnathus typhle isolate RoL2023-S1 ecotype Sweden linkage group LG17, RoL_Styp_1.0, whole genome shotgun sequence genome is shown below.
GCAGCTTGAAATCCAAGTAGCTCTCAACTTCATCATCTCGTACCTGTACAACAAGCTGCCCAGACGGCGGGTGAACATCTTCGGCGAGGAGCTGGAGCGGCAGCTGAAGCAGAAATACGAGGGCCACTGGTACCCGGACAAGCCGTACAAGGGCTCGGGCTTCAGGTGCATCCACGTAGGGGAGAAGGTGGACCCCGTGGTGGAGAAGGCAGCCAAAGAGAGCGGGCTGGACATCAACGACGTCCGCCACAACCTTCCCCAGGACCTCAGCGTTTGGATCGACCCTTACGAGGTGTCCTACCAGATCGGGGAGAAGGGCCCCGTCAAAGTGCTGTACGTCGACGACAGCAACGAGAGCGCGGCGGGCGCAGGGGGGCTGGATCTGGACAAGGAGATCAAGAACAGTTTCAATCCGGACGCGCAGGTCTTCATGCCCATCAACGAGCCCATGGGCGGCACCTCGCCGGGCTCCAGCTCGCCCTCCCCTCCTTTCGGCCACTCGGCGGCGGTCAGCCCCACGTTCATGCCCCGCTGCACGCAGCCTTTAACCTTCACCACCGCCACCTTCGCCGCCACCAAGTTCGGCTCCACCAAGATGAAGAGCAGCGGGCGCAACGGCAGCAACGGCGCCACTAATGCCGGTGCTGGCggcaaggcggcggcggcggcgcgcacCTCACCCACCAACCTGGGCCTCAATGTGAACACTCTCCTGAAGCAGAAAGCCATCTCCACCTCCATGCACTCGCTCTACGGACTGGGCCTGGgaacgcagcagcagcagccgcagcaggcCAAGCCCTCGGCCCTGTCCCCCAACGCCAAGGAGTTTGTGTTCCCCAGCCTGCAGGGCCTGAGCAGCCAGAGCGCCCTCTTCCCGGCGGACAGCTCGCTGGGTCTGGGCCCGCTTCCGTACGGCAACGCCTTTGACGTGTTTGCGGCCTACGGCGGCCTTAACGACAAGTCCCTGATGGACGGCTTGAATTTCAGCTTGAGCAACATGCAGCATTCTAACCAGCAATTCCAGCCTGTCATGGCCAACTAGTACCCTGAGCTAGTACTAACGACCAGATAATGTGAccgccagcagcagcaggaggaggaggaggaggaggtctcAAACTTCAAGTGCAcatttagaaaaacaaaaaggaaaaaaataaaaaaagagatgtCAAGGTTAAAAGGAGAAGTGACAGCGTTGGTCGGCTATAAGATCTCAGTCACGAACGAGTCTTAAGAATACGAGCCCGAGGGTGAACGACTTTGCCCCCCCCTCGAGTTACAACTTCAGTGGTGACGCTTGTTGTACGAGATGTCCGAGCTTGGTTATCCAAAACTTCAACTTGCATTATTGTTATTTCATTTGCCAACCAAGCACAAACTATTTTTTTACGTTACTGTTTAAGATATattgaaaggagaaaaaaaaaaaaacttcaccaCGAGTCATGGCCTCTTTCAGTATTTTGACAGAACTGGACGTTGCCAATCTTTCAAGAATTTGGCAAAGCTAAGTGGGATTTTCTGGTCTTTTTTCTAATTGTATAATTTAATTTAGTACAGAGTTTGTAAAATATCAGAGTATCTATTGTTTCTACGACACGGTATTGCATTTATATCTTTTTACTACTCCAGTGATCTGTGATGGCTGCagcaattttgttttctttttttattgaaattatataataaaaaatgaatccatCTTTCAAAAAACGACATTGACTATTCTAAAGACTGTGTACAGATTATTCCGTAGTGGTGGGATTTAAGAATATTTActttggggggggaaaacacATAGTTGTATTTTCTGTTAagagtttaaaaagaaaaagattttttGCTATATTATGGACAAAATGTAATCGTATATTAATTTTGTACCTACATTGTGCAATACTTGATAAAACAAAACGGTATAACAAAGTATTCGGAGTCAGTGTCTTACATGTTAACAGGGACTGATAGTTTATTAAGTTTGTATTAAAAGGCTTGAAAAGAACAGCTGGTTCACTTGGGTCTTTGTGGGGATGTCCAAGCCACATTTGAGTTCCAAGCACTTAACTTGGGAGCACTGATCATCAAATATTCAGTCGACTGCAGTGTTAGTGACAGCCAAAGTTCACAAACGTACATTTGAAATGATCAAACATTAGAACAGCAAAATCAACCCATTGAATCCATGtcaaggggcggccattttgttattGACTGTCCACCGCAAGTGCCCAACGGTGACCAATTCCAAACAATTGAGTCATTCTTGGACGCACCCGGAGCCTTGAGCCACTGTGACATCATTTTTAGTCGACCGCAAgctgcaaaatggccgcccccgagCCGGCTTAAAAAATGCCTTTATTTTGCTGCTTCGTTCATAGTCCGTAAATGCAATATTCACACCTTGAAGCCATTCTTTCACTTGAAATGAACAAAAAGCCCAAATATTCCAATGTTGACAAAGAGAAGAATTGAAATGTTCTAGGCAAGCGGCTGGTTCCAATTCACCCAGTGATTTTGAACACTGTGCCTTGTAAATGGATAAGAAGCTCCAAAGGGTTTGAGGACAGACACCTGTCCCTGTGTTGTGGCACTCTAAGAAACACTGCGGAGAATTTCAATAAAAAGCCGCAACCTTTGAGAGCATCCCGTTtgtgccgccgctgctgccgtccgtcgccgccgtcgccgccgcaAATAACCCTCGTGGTGTATCATGATCCCTCCGGGGGCCGCCTCATCGTCACTTGACTGTCTGCGTGTCCCCTGATACTTTTACGAAGGCGGGGGGGGGTTGCTGATAGTGCTCTGTAAAGTTCAccgtgagtgtttgtgtgctgATACTGTGTGCGCAAcagagtgtgtgtttgtttatcaTCATCGGGGAAGGTCGGGCTTCAAATGTCTTGAATGCTTCCCCGCTGCTTTTtgcactcgttttttttttttgcagtacgtCATCTATGGAGCCGAGGCCTTTACCTTTCTACCTATGACATGATTTACACTGTCCATTCGTTCTCATAGTAATGTAACCCGATGACGGTTATCGACTTCACCGCTTGTGTCCTTTGGCCAAAGATAGCGACGTGAGTCGAGGGCTGTTATGTAATAACTTGGAAGAATCTCCTTCACCGACTGCTCCGTGAAAAGTCCTTCGCTAAGTACGAGACGGGCGGAAATATATTACTCTGGATTTAATAAGCAGGTCATGTCCTCCGCTGCTGCGTCTGACTGTATTCTCAGGAGACTTGAGTGTAAAATCCAAGAAAAAGTCGAGAGCCGTATTTTTCCCCAGCACGAGGCAGGTCTGTCTCCATTGATGTGCTGCAGTGGCAATCTTTGATTTTGCTATTTGTCCACCATCTCAAAGAAATCAAAGCATTAAAAGCCAAAGCAGTCGTATGTAGTCCAAAGGAAACCTCTTTGTGTCCTTTAAAGTGTCATTTGAAATTCTGCGGAATCGGAGGCAACTTATGTCGCTAGACTgctaatgacaaaaacaacaattccTTCCCATGGGAATGTTCTTTCTGACATCAACCGTCAGAGCGTTGCTCAAGCGGACTGATTGCAAAGGGCCTTGTGACCCTTTACCTCCAAATCTATTTACTTCAATTTGACATAGGCCCTTTTAGCCAGGAGGATATCGACAAACATCCAAACACTAAGAATAGAAATGAGGAGAAGGCAAATCTTGCGCCAGGCTGCCAGTCTGCCCTTCGCCTGCCATAAAAAGACGTTGCAGCTCAATGGCGCTGGTGGTGGGTGCCAGCTGACAAGACTTTATGTATGTCATGTTACCctcctcagcaaaaaaaaataaaaaagcacttCATGGCTTTCCATTGGCCTGCCTTGGCTTTCAGCTCAGCCCATCTATTTCTGGAAGCATGGCAGAGCTGATTGAGCAACGATAAGCCGGCGGGAATGTTGCTTTGCTATTAACGCGACTTCACTACACCTTATCTGTACTGCACAGGAGAAACTAGCTGGGCATATTAGACCTCTTTTATTTTCTAGCAAATGATAAAGCACATTGCCCGACGAGGAGCTCGCTCGGGGTGTTGACACAGTTTCCAACAGTTGCTCACACCCAGTTGGAACACACCAGTAATAGCCGGTAGGCACAAACACTTTTGCATCCCTTCAAATACGCAATTTGAATTCCCCCCCCTGGAGCTGCAAACTGCCGTTAGTATATGCAGATGGAGGCACCATATTCGAAACAGTGATGACTTGGAAAGCGCTTATTTTCGATGCATTACACGTCCGCTTTATCTCCTTGTACTTTCTCTGTTTAACATTTATGAGGCATTGTGGGAGTTGTCTGCTTTGCTCTGTGCACTCCAATATTTCCCCAGCAGacacccgtgtgtgtgtgtgtgcgggtgtgtatgtgtgtgttttagtgcGGGCCCAGCCCTTTAAACTGCAGATGATCTTATCCGCACagggaaacgaaaaacaaatacagtagAGACTTTGCGGCCTCCCCCACCCTAACTTTTACCTCTAGTCTGCACTTGACTCCTTTTTGGCCTCCACCGCTATCAAGCTAGCACGCCACTCCCATACCTGCTGCTGAGCTCCCAACAAAGGTGACAAGGGCAAAAGTCTTTTTAAAAAGAGACCAGGGGTTGGGCTTGATCAGCGCTGAAATCACTCTTTGACTATACTGTGTCTATGGTACCATTCCATATTTTTAAACTTCTACAAAGACCACTGTGTTCCCACCCCTCTGCTATTAACTTCTCCGGGAAAGGAGATACTTTCAGTCGTGTCCAAGTGACATGAAACACCGCTTGCCATGCGGGAATTAATCAGTGCAGTGCAATCTGCACATCAGTGGCACCGGTGCCGCTGGTGGGGGGGAGCGACAGCAGGGAAGGAAggtaaaggggaggggggggggacacctgCTATCCATCACTtcgaagtgtgtgcgtgtgtgttgaaagaaagaaagaaggagatAGGACGGTGCAGCAACAAAGGAGTCTTTTGTTGTCCCTCACAAGCCTGATGCTCACAAGAGGCTGATTTGCGGCCACGATAGCGAGCATTGCTAAATTGCGCACAGCATGCGTGGACCGAATACAAGCGTGCACTTTTGTTGAAGATGAACTCtggattttgaaaaagaaaaagtctggtCAAAAGTGCATTGACGTTAGCAACTGCTGCTACCTTAATAGCGTGGTTATTTTTCCTGATGGCGCGTGACTATAACAACAGATTGTGTAGTAGTGTCCAAAGAATGTTTGAGGAAACAAAGACTGTCCAGTAGCTCACCAACATTACTGCTAACCAGCAGCTCATTGGCTAGCTGCGAGCTTGTTGTTAACGTGTTAAGATGGCAATACTTTGAGCCGCCATTGCGCTTGAATTGCATTTCTCAGCAGAAAGACAAAAAGCCATTGAAAGTTTCTCCCTGCAACTCTTGAATCCATCCACACTATCTTTCACGTGTCACGTCACTGCAAAGTTTTCTCTCCAGTCGATGCTTCTGAAACACCTTTCCTCTGTCTACTTACAGTCAAGTTGGATTTACCTGACACATACCTCAGAATGCTTTGAAGGCTCCATGAATAATATTTGCACATCCCTTACGGGAGAGAGAGTCAAGCGGCTGggccgagaaatggccgacttcTCTTGAAACGGTTTCCTTGCTCGGTGaggatgtgtgtgttgtgtcctTGAGACCTGCTATGAAGATTGACTGGAGTTATTGGAAAATGATAGAGTGAGAGCACAAGCAGCAACCTGGGCCAGAGCCTGTGATTGGATCTCTTTTGTGAAAGTGTTCAGGGAATGTCGCCACAGCTGGAACAGCAAATGCGAGGCTCTGGAATTTCAGCTATCTCCACAAGAAAGCTTCCCGGGACGCTCGTGTGCAAGCCCGAGCGAGCACAGTCCTTAGTCGTTTCACTTTGGACCAAAGCTTCAGAAAAGGTTCAAAACTGGAGTTGTGTCCTGCAACTTTACATAGTCAAATGTATCGAGGAAaatatttcaagtttcattgcTGCTATTTAAATGGCAATTTACATAAgcaaattttttttccattgacagTAAAAACTTGACTTGGTGTTTGCGTCGAAACAaaagacaagaagaaaaagagatgAGTTATCAAAGTTGCCTGAAGCAGCAGATGTCAGCGACTTGATGAGGAGAACACATGGTAGTTGTCCCAAATTCTACTGGTTGTGTTTCTTGACTGTCACGAACAAAAGCGTCCATTCAGAACGTAAGCAAGTATGTGGTCCCTTTTGCTGAGTCACCTTTGCGTGTCTTTGGCTAGGGAAAAGCCATGCTAGCGTGCCGTGTGACGATGAGGCCCACTTAAATAGATCGAGCACCGTATGACGCACACTTGCTGCTGGAGAGCGTCGCCATTGCTCGAAGTGCACGTGCTCACGGTGTGAGGCTTCAGGTCCTTTCGTTTGAAATTGATTCTGGCAATCTTGGGACGGATTTTCTTTCCTCACAGCGCACACTTTTAGTCGTTCATATCTTTTTGTACGATTGGGATCGGGATGAAACAGAAGATGAGTCATCGTCGAACAAGACGCTGGTGTATTTATCCGCCGCAAATGTTTGCTTTGCACACAGATTGCCGGTGGATGAAATGATGTCACTGCTCTCCCACACAAAAACCACGATGCTTCAAGCTACTCCGTTCCGTGTGtgcggaggcaggcaggcaggcacgctCGCTGTGTGCGTAGGATGCTCTGATGAGTCCACAATACTTAGGAAGACCATCAATGAAACAAAGTTTGTTTGGGTTCGATTCTATTTGATAAATGTTCCAAATAAGTCTGTTTGGATTTCAAGCTCTTTGAATTAGCTGCTTTTCACTCAATCATACTTTGGCAGCGGTGGCACATGTTGACAGCCTCCACAGAGCACTTTAGTGGAACATCTGTGGATAAGAAGGAATGATCCTTGGATGCCTCTCACGCACAGCCGCACTACTGGAGAgtggaaaaagagagaaagaaaagctgCAGGTAGCTTCCTCTCCATGCATGGCCACGGAGCGACACACAGCAGCATGCTCTATCTCATTTCTACTTCCACACTGCTAGCGGTTCACAGTCGGCCCGAAAAACATCAATCGGGCGGTTTGATTGAGTTCTGTCGGAGGAATAGCGGAGTCGCTTGGAGCCAAATAAGGAGAAGGGCCACTTCTGCCATTGCAATGTGCTTCTTAAAGAcgtgcgctggctggctggctcctcATAATATGGTCATTCTTCTTAGCTGGGTGGATATAGTCACTTAAGTGCAAAGAATGTCTTGTATCCAGTTGAGAGGCGGCCTTTATTTAAGCAAACAAGGGTGGAGCTGACACACTCGTGACACACTCGAGCCTGTCAGCAAGGAGCCCCAGAAGGGGGCTCTTGAAATCCTACCGTGTCATCGTAGCATCGGGTTACATTTGGCTCCTTGATATGGACCAATATcagcaagcagcagcagcagccgcttgTAAGGGGCCCTAAGAGGGAGGTTACCAACAGTGACACCTTGTCCTTGTTCATTTCctgccttgcctgcctgcctgcaaaaCCTAAATCGAATGAGAATAGGAACGCTTCATCTAGTCCAAAAATATGGAGCCATTGGTGTGTCTTGTTGACTGCTGATTGTGTTTTTAAGAACGGATTTTGGCCAAACAGCAGGCTCCTCATAATATGACGTCAGTCAGCAGCTCGCTAAGAAGGATGGGACGGACGCAGGATGAGTGCTTTGAATAAAGCCGATGGCTGCAGGCAAAACGTCAAATATTAcatttccaaaaaaaaactttgattaTCAGACCAGAGGTGAGCTTGGAAACACCAGTTGATGAAAATGGAATGCTGTTGCTGGgctctcttccttccttccttccttccttccttccctgcaATCGTATCGGCGGCGGCGGTCGGACAGCCGCGCTCGAGACGTGCTAATGGTCGGGTTGAGGCAGACGCAGCGCAAAATAGAAACATATGCGAGCGACGTCGCCTCGAGACCGCAGGCTTCTCGCTGAACCAGAACACAAGGATGATCATTTGGTAGAATCCCCTCCTACGCAAGGAAACCACAGACACTGCTTCTCggctatttatttgtttgatgcGTGTACTTGGGTGTCATTAGACAAAATGATAAATCCCTTCACTCAttttaggtgtgtgtgtgtgtgtgtgtgtgtgtgttggggggtcaTAAAACGCAGTAGGTGGCAAACGACCTAACATCACGTCACGCTGATTCTTTGTCCAGTAATCCAATCTTTCATGAGCTTCTTTTGCACGTCGAATAAGCACGACAAAGATAACCTTTATCCCAACGTTGGGTTTTGCTGATTGCTTTCGACCACAATTGAGCAACCCGTGAGTGACCCGAATTGTTTTCATGCATGGCAGAAATCGATGGcagctccttctccctctcctcTTAACCACCTACTAGCATCAGGAGTGCTTGTCCCTGGAGAAATACTGATATAGCTTGCAGCCAACCACTTTAACAGGATTTGGAAAGCAGGCAAGGGACACAGGTCAAGAGCACCATGTTCCTGACTATAACAACAATTAGCATTCAATCCATACATTTGATATCGTTTGATATACTTTATAATGATaatcatcatttttatttgtatttattatgaTGCTTTTCTAAACAAAAGGCCATAGTGACATcttgaattgtctttttttccttGATCTTTAAGAGAGCAAACCTCTGCGTCTGGAACATTTCACAAGACATTGCAcaacatttacacacacaaaaaaaagaagaagcaggtCAAACCCATCTGACATGATCTACCcggaggacacacacacacacacacacacacacacacacactggatcCCCAGTACCCCCGCCTCTCCTCAGCTCCTCTCAAATTCCTTTTCCAGCTGCAGTAAGGTTAGATGAGCCTGTATATTCTCCTAAAAATAGTAGCATGCAAATCATCAGCTACCCTATTGTCAGGGAGGATGAAGAAAATAACCCAGAGAAAGAAAATATGCTGCATGTGCTGTGGCTTTCACTTGTGTCCTCAGCTGTGAagaggcaaacaaacaaaagtacacgcacgcacgcaggcaggcaggcaggcaggcaggcaggcaggcaggcaggcaggcaggcaggcaggcaggcaggcaggcaggcaggcaggcaggcaggcaggcacgcagGCAGGAATGCTGCCCAACacataaatggcattttctctcACATTCTCTCATGCAACGCGTGAGCATGTTCACTCGTCATTTGTCGTGGTCCCGATATGTTGCCTTTTGGTGCCTGGGAGTCATCCAAGTGAAGAAATGCAGGCAGACAGCTTCAGTCTCAGTGCGGGCGGGGAAAGGTGAACAGATGGACGCACTGATGCAAGCACCTAAAGCGGCAGATGGCAAACAattgcaatgtgtgtgtgtgtgtgcagatagGAAAGTCACAC
Proteins encoded:
- the tob1a gene encoding protein Tob1a, yielding MQLEIQVALNFIISYLYNKLPRRRVNIFGEELERQLKQKYEGHWYPDKPYKGSGFRCIHVGEKVDPVVEKAAKESGLDINDVRHNLPQDLSVWIDPYEVSYQIGEKGPVKVLYVDDSNESAAGAGGLDLDKEIKNSFNPDAQVFMPINEPMGGTSPGSSSPSPPFGHSAAVSPTFMPRCTQPLTFTTATFAATKFGSTKMKSSGRNGSNGATNAGAGGKAAAAARTSPTNLGLNVNTLLKQKAISTSMHSLYGLGLGTQQQQPQQAKPSALSPNAKEFVFPSLQGLSSQSALFPADSSLGLGPLPYGNAFDVFAAYGGLNDKSLMDGLNFSLSNMQHSNQQFQPVMAN